One genomic window of Magnolia sinica isolate HGM2019 chromosome 3, MsV1, whole genome shotgun sequence includes the following:
- the LOC131240106 gene encoding endonuclease III homolog 1, chloroplastic isoform X2 encodes MQINQDSSSGVSKYKTRVYVRKKRVKKTVEVVSDISKVESPDEKICGLPNIEDFAYQKTEASALLSQSKLSSHVLSARERNEISIKSKVGPPVHWEEVLKGIQQMRTSEDAPVDSMGCEKAGSFLPPKERRFAVLVSSLLSSQTKDGVTHGAVQRLSQNGLLAADAIVKADEGTIKSLIHPVGFYTRKAGYLKKIAEICLMKYGGDIPSTLEELLSLPGIGPKMAHLVMNVGWNDVQGICVDTHVHRICNRLGWVSRVGTGQKTSSPEETRVSLQSWLPKEEWVAINPLLVGFGQTVCTPIRPRCGQCTVSNFCPSAFKEAASPILKTKKSSPSKRS; translated from the exons ATGCAAATCAATCAAG ATTCTTCTAGTGGAGTTTCCAAATACAAGACTCGTGTCTATGTGAGAAAAAAGAGAGTGAAAAAAACAGTGGAAGTCGTCTCGGATATTTCAAAAGTAGAATCTCCTGATGAGAAA ATTTGTGGCTTACCGAACATTGAGGACTTTGCATATCAGAAGACTGAAGCATCTGCCCTTTTGA GTCAGTCAAAACTAAGCTCTCATGTGCTTTCAGCGCGAGAAAGAAATGAAATCTCCATCAAGTCGAAAG TGGGCCCACCTGTACATTGGGAAGAAGTCCTCAAAGGTATTCAACAAATGAGAACTTCTGAAGATGCTCCAGTAGATTCTATGGGATGTGAGAAAGCTGGCAGCTTTCTACCACCCAAG GAAAGAAGATTTGCAGTTTTGGTGTCTTCACTTCTATCAAGCCAAACCAAGGATGGAGTTACACATG GTGCAGTGCAGCGACTCTCTCAGAATGGTTTATTGGCTGCTGATGCTATTGTTAAGGCTGATGAAGGAACTATCAAGAGCTTGATCCACCCA GTTGGATTTTACACAAGAAAGGCTGGCTACTTGAAGAAAATTGCAGAAATATGTCTCATGAAGTATGGAGGGGATATCCCTAGTACCTTAGAGGAGTTACTCTCACTTCCCGGAATAGGTCCTAAGATGGCTCATCTG GTCATGAATGTTGGATGGAATGATGTCCAAGGGATATGCGTGGACACACATGTGCATCGCATTTGCAATCGTCTTGGATGGGTATCACGAGTAGGCACAGGCCAG AAAACATCATCTCCTGAGGAAACGAGAGTGTCTTTACAATCATGGCTTCCGAAGGAAGAATGGGTTGCAATCAACCCACTATTG GTTGGATTTGGCCAAACTGTCTGCACTCCAATAAGACCTCGCTGCGGACAGTGTACCGTAAGTAACTTCTGCCCATCTGCTTTCAAGGAGGCAGCAAGCCCTATTCTGAAAACAAAGAAATCCAGTCCAAGTAAAAGATCTTGA